Sequence from the Thiomonas sp. X19 genome:
GTTTCCATCGCCGCCTGGTGGACGCCATAGAGGGGAAACCGGGTACAGGTCACTGTCGAAAACAAGACAAAAAGCTGAACGATGTGCCACAGAGTCTGTGCCATACTAGCCTTGTACCCATTCGACGAGCAACAGGACGCAGCCATGCCGACACTGCAAACCCCGCCCAAGGTTCATACCGGGCAAATCAAGAGCTTTGGAGCCTTTGGGCCGAAGTATGAGATTGGCGAGCCGACCCGTGCCCTCGATGACGGGGACTGGATGGTCAAGATCAAGATGGTCGAAACCGGCGAAGAGGCCGAGTACCGTTACAGTCACCTGGCCGACGACCCGCAGGCGCGCTGATGTACGCCATTGCCTTTGACCTGGTGGTGGCCGACACCGAGCAGCACCACCCCAGGGGTGTGTCCCAAGCCTATTCCGAGATCGGAGCCACGCTTGCCCAGTTTGGCTTCCGGCGCGTCCAGGGCAGCCTGTACGTCACCGACGACGAGAACATGGCGAATCTGTTCCTTGCCATG
This genomic interval carries:
- a CDS encoding virulence factor, giving the protein MYAIAFDLVVADTEQHHPRGVSQAYSEIGATLAQFGFRRVQGSLYVTDDENMANLFLAMQALKGQVWFPKSVRDVRAFRIEQWSDFTPVMKA
- a CDS encoding DUF5397 family protein, which translates into the protein MPTLQTPPKVHTGQIKSFGAFGPKYEIGEPTRALDDGDWMVKIKMVETGEEAEYRYSHLADDPQAR